In Pseudomonas sp. R76, one genomic interval encodes:
- a CDS encoding HutD/Ves family protein: MSSVKVWRAADYIRMPWKNGGGSTEEITRDAGQGLDGFGWRLSIADIAESGGFSTFAGYQRVITVIKGAGMVLTVDGEEQRGLLPLQPFAFSGESEVSCRLITGPIRDFNLIYSPARYHARFQWIDGVQHFFTTAQTVLVFSVADEVKVLDQKLGHHDCLQVDGNTGLLDISVSGRSCIIELTARG; this comes from the coding sequence ATGAGTAGCGTGAAAGTCTGGCGCGCCGCCGATTACATCCGCATGCCGTGGAAAAACGGCGGCGGCAGCACCGAAGAAATCACCCGTGATGCAGGCCAAGGCCTGGATGGCTTCGGTTGGCGCCTGTCGATTGCCGATATCGCCGAGTCAGGCGGGTTTTCCACCTTCGCCGGTTACCAGCGCGTGATCACCGTGATCAAAGGCGCGGGCATGGTGTTGACCGTCGACGGCGAGGAGCAGCGTGGTTTGTTGCCGCTGCAGCCGTTTGCGTTCAGCGGTGAAAGTGAGGTTTCGTGCCGCTTGATCACGGGGCCGATTCGCGATTTCAACCTGATTTATTCGCCCGCCCGTTACCACGCACGTTTTCAGTGGATTGACGGCGTGCAGCATTTCTTCACCACGGCGCAGACGGTGTTGGTGTTCAGCGTGGCGGATGAAGTGAAGGTGCTGGACCAGAAGTTGGGCCATCACGACTGCCTGCAAGTGGACGGTAACACTGGCCTGCTGGATATCTCGGTCAGCGGCCGCAGCTGCATTATCGAACTGACCGCGCGCGGTTAA
- a CDS encoding HAL/PAL/TAL family ammonia-lyase yields MSQAAKIIIADAPLRWQDVVAVARHGAVLELSGHAWARIDNAQAIVQRIVTSGERAYGVNTGLGALCNVSLKGEQLSQLSRNTLLSHACGVGPALSDEQTRAIICAAIINYSHGKSGLHPQVVHSLLALLNHGITPQVPSQGSVGYLTHMAHVGVALLGVGTVSYRGQIVTAQEALHAEGLQPVVLGAKDGLCLVNGTPCMTGLSCLALADAHHLLQWADVIGAMSFEAQRGQIDAFDEAIIALKPHPGMQQVGINLRALLDGSEVIASSKGIRTQDALSIRSIPQIHGAARDQVEHATRQIETELNSATDNPLVLGTPDTYRVVSQANPHGQSVALAADMLAIAMAEIGSVAERRLDRLINPHVSGLPAFLVSNPGVNSGMMIVQYVAASLCGQNRQLAQPAVLDNFVTSGLQEDHLSMGTNAALKLHQLLANVTQILAIEYLLAAQAFEFLKDQRFGAGTDSAWRLLREKVPAYEQDRWLAPDIASAAALLKDTALLHHVLPNLH; encoded by the coding sequence ATGTCCCAGGCAGCAAAAATCATCATCGCCGACGCCCCCCTGCGCTGGCAGGACGTGGTCGCCGTCGCCCGTCACGGCGCAGTGCTCGAACTCTCGGGTCACGCCTGGGCGCGCATCGACAATGCCCAGGCCATCGTCCAGCGCATTGTCACCAGCGGTGAGCGCGCCTATGGCGTGAACACCGGCCTGGGCGCCTTGTGCAATGTGTCGCTCAAGGGCGAGCAACTCAGCCAGCTGTCGCGCAATACCCTGCTGAGCCACGCCTGTGGCGTCGGCCCTGCACTGAGCGACGAGCAGACCCGCGCGATCATCTGCGCGGCAATCATCAACTACAGCCACGGCAAATCCGGCCTGCACCCGCAGGTGGTGCATTCGCTGCTGGCCCTGCTCAATCACGGCATCACGCCGCAAGTGCCGTCCCAGGGTTCGGTGGGTTACCTGACCCACATGGCCCATGTCGGCGTGGCCTTGCTGGGCGTCGGCACGGTGAGCTATCGCGGCCAGATCGTGACGGCGCAAGAAGCCTTACACGCAGAAGGTTTGCAGCCGGTGGTACTCGGCGCCAAAGACGGCCTGTGCCTGGTCAACGGCACGCCGTGCATGACCGGCCTGAGCTGCCTGGCCCTGGCCGACGCGCATCACTTGCTGCAATGGGCAGACGTGATCGGTGCCATGAGTTTCGAAGCCCAGCGCGGCCAGATCGACGCGTTCGACGAAGCCATCATCGCCCTCAAGCCGCACCCCGGCATGCAGCAAGTGGGTATCAACCTGCGCGCGCTGCTCGACGGCAGTGAAGTGATCGCCAGCAGCAAAGGCATTCGCACCCAGGACGCCTTGAGCATCCGCTCGATCCCGCAAATCCACGGCGCCGCCCGCGACCAGGTTGAACATGCCACGCGCCAGATCGAGACCGAACTCAACAGCGCCACCGACAACCCGCTGGTGCTCGGCACGCCGGACACCTACCGCGTGGTGTCCCAGGCCAACCCGCATGGGCAGTCCGTGGCCTTGGCGGCAGACATGCTCGCCATCGCCATGGCGGAAATCGGCTCGGTGGCCGAGCGTCGCCTGGATCGCCTGATCAACCCGCATGTCAGCGGCTTGCCGGCGTTCCTGGTCAGCAACCCCGGCGTCAACTCCGGGATGATGATCGTGCAATACGTCGCCGCCTCGCTGTGCGGGCAAAACCGCCAGCTGGCGCAACCGGCGGTGCTCGACAACTTCGTCACCTCGGGCCTGCAGGAAGATCACCTGAGCATGGGCACCAACGCCGCGCTCAAGCTGCACCAGTTGTTGGCCAACGTCACCCAGATCCTCGCCATCGAGTACCTGCTGGCGGCCCAGGCCTTCGAGTTTCTCAAGGACCAGCGTTTCGGCGCAGGCACTGACAGCGCCTGGCGTTTGCTGCGCGAAAAAGTCCCGGCCTACGAGCAGGACCGCTGGCTGGCGCCGGATATCGCAAGCGCCGCTGCGTTGCTCAAAGACACCGCTTTGTTGCACCACGTATTACCTAATTTGCACTAA
- the hutC gene encoding histidine utilization repressor codes for MDESPAPLYARVKQMISQQILNGTWPPHYRVPSESELVSQLGFSRMTINRALRELTAEGLLVRMQGVGTFVAEPKSQSALFEVHNIADEIASRGHRHTCQVIHLCEEAAGSERAVALEMREGGRVFHSLIVHFENDIPVQIEDRFVNALVAPDYLQQDFTQQTPYAYLNQVAPLTEGEHVVEAILADAQECKLLQIEPSEPCLLIRRRTWSGRQPVTAARLIHPGSRHSLEGRFSK; via the coding sequence ATGGACGAAAGTCCGGCGCCCTTGTATGCCCGCGTCAAACAGATGATCAGCCAGCAGATCCTCAACGGCACCTGGCCGCCGCATTACCGCGTGCCTTCCGAGAGCGAGCTGGTCAGCCAGCTGGGCTTCAGCCGCATGACCATCAACCGCGCCCTGCGCGAACTCACCGCCGAAGGTTTACTGGTGCGCATGCAAGGCGTCGGCACGTTCGTCGCCGAGCCCAAGAGCCAGTCGGCGCTGTTTGAAGTGCACAACATTGCCGATGAGATCGCCTCCCGCGGTCATCGGCATACCTGCCAGGTCATCCACTTGTGCGAAGAGGCCGCCGGCTCCGAGCGCGCCGTCGCCCTGGAAATGCGCGAAGGCGGGCGGGTGTTCCACTCGCTGATCGTGCACTTCGAAAACGACATCCCGGTGCAAATCGAAGACCGCTTCGTCAACGCCCTGGTGGCGCCGGACTACTTGCAGCAGGATTTCACCCAGCAAACGCCCTACGCCTATCTGAACCAGGTCGCGCCGCTGACCGAAGGCGAGCACGTGGTCGAAGCGATCCTCGCCGATGCGCAAGAGTGCAAGCTGCTGCAGATCGAGCCAAGCGAGCCGTGCCTGTTGATTCGCCGCCGCACCTGGTCGGGCCGCCAGCCGGTGACCGCCGCGCGTTTGATCCACCCCGGTTCCCGTCATAGCCTGGAAGGACGTTTCAGTAAATGA
- the hutU gene encoding urocanate hydratase, producing MTKPTKYRDVEIRAARGNTLTAKSWLTEAPLRMLMNNLDPQVAENPKELVVYGGIGRAARNWECYDQIVESLTNLNDDETLLVQSGKPVGVFKTHSNAPRVLIANSNLVPHWASWEHFNELDAKGLAMYGQMTAGSWIYIGSQGIVQGTYETFVEAGRQHYNSDLTGRWVLTAGLGGMGGAQPLAATLAGACSLNIECQQVSIDFRLSSRYVDEQATDLDDALARIAKYTKEGKAISIALLGNAAEILPELVKRGVRPDMVTDQTSAHDPLNGYLPAGWTWDEYRARAKTEPAAVIKAAKQSMAVHVKAMLEFQKQGIPTFDYGNNIRQMAQEEGVEDAFAFPGFVPAYIRPLFCRGIGPFRWAALSGDPQDIYKTDAKVKELIPDDAHLHNWLDMARERISFQGLPARICWVGLGQRAKLGLAFNEMVRSGELSAPVVIGRDHLDSGSVASPNRETEAMQDGSDAVSDWPLLNALLNTASGATWVSLHHGGGVGMGFSQHSGMVIVCDGTDEAAERIARVLHNDPATGVMRHADAGYQIAIDCAKEQGLNLPMIK from the coding sequence GTGACCAAGCCTACAAAATACCGTGACGTCGAAATCCGTGCCGCTCGCGGTAACACGCTCACCGCCAAAAGCTGGCTGACTGAAGCGCCGTTGCGCATGCTGATGAACAACCTCGACCCGCAAGTGGCCGAGAACCCGAAAGAATTGGTGGTGTACGGCGGTATCGGCCGTGCAGCGCGTAACTGGGAGTGCTACGACCAGATCGTCGAGAGCCTCACCAACCTGAATGACGACGAGACCCTGCTGGTGCAATCCGGCAAGCCGGTCGGCGTGTTCAAGACCCACAGCAATGCCCCGCGCGTGCTGATCGCCAACTCCAACCTGGTGCCGCACTGGGCCAGCTGGGAACACTTCAACGAACTGGATGCCAAGGGCCTGGCCATGTACGGCCAGATGACCGCCGGCAGCTGGATCTACATCGGCAGCCAAGGCATCGTCCAAGGCACCTACGAAACCTTCGTCGAAGCCGGTCGCCAGCATTACAACAGCGACCTGACCGGCCGTTGGGTACTCACCGCCGGCCTGGGCGGCATGGGCGGTGCGCAGCCGTTGGCCGCAACCCTGGCCGGCGCCTGCTCGCTGAACATCGAATGCCAGCAGGTCAGCATCGACTTCCGCTTGAGCAGCCGCTACGTCGATGAGCAAGCCACCGACCTCGACGACGCCCTGGCGCGCATCGCCAAGTACACCAAGGAAGGCAAGGCCATCTCCATCGCCTTGCTGGGTAACGCGGCGGAAATCCTGCCGGAACTGGTCAAGCGCGGCGTACGCCCGGACATGGTCACCGACCAGACCAGCGCCCACGACCCACTCAACGGCTACCTGCCGGCCGGCTGGACCTGGGACGAATACCGCGCCCGCGCCAAGACCGAACCGGCGGCTGTGATCAAGGCTGCCAAACAGTCGATGGCCGTGCACGTCAAAGCCATGCTCGAGTTCCAGAAGCAAGGCATCCCGACCTTCGACTACGGCAACAACATCCGCCAGATGGCGCAAGAAGAAGGCGTGGAAGACGCCTTCGCCTTCCCTGGGTTCGTACCGGCCTACATCCGCCCACTGTTCTGCCGTGGCATCGGCCCGTTCCGTTGGGCTGCCCTGTCCGGCGACCCGCAGGACATCTACAAAACCGACGCCAAAGTCAAAGAGCTGATCCCCGACGACGCCCACCTGCACAACTGGCTGGACATGGCCCGCGAGCGCATCAGCTTCCAGGGCCTGCCGGCACGTATCTGCTGGGTTGGCCTGGGCCAGCGCGCCAAACTCGGCCTGGCGTTCAACGAAATGGTGCGCAGCGGCGAGCTGTCGGCACCGGTGGTGATCGGCCGTGACCACCTCGACTCCGGCTCGGTCGCAAGCCCGAACCGCGAAACCGAAGCCATGCAGGACGGTTCCGACGCCGTGTCCGACTGGCCACTGCTCAACGCCTTGCTCAACACCGCCAGCGGCGCGACCTGGGTGTCGCTGCACCACGGCGGCGGCGTCGGCATGGGCTTCTCGCAGCACTCCGGCATGGTGATCGTCTGCGACGGCACCGACGAAGCGGCTGAGCGCATTGCTCGCGTACTGCACAACGACCCGGCCACCGGCGTGATGCGTCATGCCGATGCCGGTTACCAGATCGCCATCGATTGCGCCAAGGAGCAGGGCCTGAACCTGCCGATGATCAAATAA
- a CDS encoding purine-cytosine permease family protein, producing MAANDTTPLIERRSIDYIPEAERHGRLLSQFTLWMGANLQITAIVTGALAVVLGGDVFWSLIGLLIGQLIGGGVMALHAAQGPKLGLPQMISSRVQFGVYGAAIPIVLVCLMYLGFTATGTVLSGQALGQLFGVSDSVGILIFASVIVLVTVLGYRVIHFIGRVASVIGVIAFVYLFSRLMSQTDVGALLQIRHFSWSSFLLAVSLAASWQIAFGPYVADYSRYLPSKTSSLKTFLAAGAGSVIGAQVAMVLGVFAAAMSNGQFAGHEVAYIVGLSGTGATAALLYFSIAFGKVTISTLNSYGSFMCIATIISGLRGRLEVTRLQRLVFVLVIVGTATLIALLGQHSFLGAFKSFILFLLAFFTPWSAINLVDYYCITRERYDVPALADPNGRYGRWNLLGISVYVFGVLVQLPFISTKFYTGPLVAALGDVDISWIIGLVLPAALYYVCAKKWHGTVPDQLILPIEQGAAPTTNGLAAQA from the coding sequence ATGGCTGCAAATGACACCACCCCGTTGATCGAAAGGCGTTCGATCGACTACATCCCGGAAGCGGAAAGACACGGTCGTCTATTGAGCCAGTTCACCCTGTGGATGGGTGCCAACCTGCAAATCACCGCGATTGTCACCGGGGCCTTGGCCGTGGTGCTCGGCGGTGATGTGTTCTGGTCGTTGATCGGTCTGTTGATCGGCCAACTCATCGGCGGCGGCGTCATGGCGTTGCATGCGGCGCAAGGGCCAAAGCTTGGCCTGCCACAGATGATCTCCAGCCGGGTGCAGTTCGGCGTTTACGGTGCAGCCATCCCGATAGTGCTGGTCTGTTTGATGTACCTCGGTTTCACCGCAACCGGGACCGTGCTGTCAGGGCAGGCGCTGGGCCAGTTGTTCGGGGTCAGCGACAGCGTCGGTATCCTGATTTTTGCCAGTGTCATCGTATTGGTCACCGTACTGGGTTACCGGGTGATCCACTTTATTGGGCGTGTCGCCAGCGTCATTGGCGTGATTGCCTTTGTCTATCTGTTCAGTCGTTTGATGAGCCAGACCGACGTTGGCGCGCTTTTGCAGATCCGCCACTTCAGCTGGAGCAGTTTCCTGCTGGCGGTGTCGCTCGCGGCCTCTTGGCAGATCGCCTTCGGCCCTTACGTAGCGGACTATTCACGTTACTTGCCAAGCAAGACATCTTCGCTGAAAACCTTTCTCGCCGCCGGCGCCGGCTCGGTCATTGGCGCTCAGGTGGCGATGGTCCTTGGCGTGTTTGCCGCGGCCATGTCCAACGGGCAATTTGCCGGTCACGAAGTCGCCTACATTGTTGGGTTGAGCGGTACGGGCGCCACCGCTGCACTGCTGTACTTCAGCATCGCGTTCGGCAAGGTCACCATCTCTACCCTGAACTCCTACGGCAGCTTCATGTGCATTGCGACCATCATCAGTGGCTTGCGCGGCCGCCTTGAGGTCACCCGCCTGCAGCGTCTGGTGTTCGTGCTGGTGATTGTCGGCACTGCAACCCTGATCGCGTTGCTCGGCCAGCACTCGTTCCTCGGTGCGTTCAAGTCTTTCATCCTGTTTCTGCTGGCGTTCTTTACGCCGTGGAGTGCAATCAACCTGGTGGATTACTACTGCATCACCCGCGAGCGCTATGACGTTCCGGCTTTGGCCGACCCGAATGGCCGCTACGGTCGCTGGAACCTGCTGGGTATCAGCGTCTATGTGTTCGGTGTGCTGGTGCAGTTGCCGTTCATCTCCACCAAGTTCTACACCGGCCCCTTGGTTGCTGCGCTGGGTGATGTGGATATCTCCTGGATCATCGGCTTGGTACTGCCAGCGGCCTTGTATTACGTATGTGCGAAAAAATGGCACGGCACAGTGCCCGATCAACTGATCCTGCCAATAGAGCAGGGCGCTGCACCAACGACAAACGGGCTGGCTGCGCAAGCCTGA
- a CDS encoding ABC transporter substrate-binding protein, producing MKMNKTLLATVFCASVLASAGAQAAGWCESGKPVKFAGLNWESGMLLTDILQTVLEKGYDCKTDSLPGNSITMENALSSNDIQVFAEEWVGRSEVWNKAEKAGKVVGVGAPVVGAVEGWYVPRYVIEGDAKRKLEPKAPGLKNIADLAKYASVFKDQEEPSKGRFYNCPAGWTCELDNSEMLKSYGLESTYTNFRPGTGPALDAAVLSSYKRGEPILFYYWSPTPLMGQVDLVKLEEKPGVDKSVSIKVGLSKTFHEQAPELVAVLEKVNLPIDLLNQNLGRMAKERIESPKLAKIFLKEHPEVWHAWVSDDAAKKIDAAL from the coding sequence ATGAAGATGAATAAGACCCTGCTGGCCACTGTGTTCTGCGCAAGCGTGTTGGCGAGTGCCGGCGCCCAGGCGGCCGGTTGGTGCGAATCCGGCAAGCCGGTGAAATTCGCCGGCCTGAATTGGGAAAGCGGCATGTTGCTCACCGACATCCTGCAAACCGTTCTGGAAAAAGGCTACGACTGCAAAACCGACAGCTTGCCGGGCAACTCCATCACCATGGAAAACGCCCTGAGCAGCAACGACATCCAAGTGTTTGCCGAAGAGTGGGTTGGCCGCAGCGAAGTCTGGAACAAGGCCGAGAAGGCAGGCAAAGTCGTCGGCGTCGGCGCCCCGGTAGTCGGCGCGGTCGAAGGCTGGTACGTGCCGCGTTACGTGATTGAAGGCGACGCCAAGCGCAAGCTGGAACCCAAGGCGCCAGGCCTGAAAAACATCGCTGACCTGGCCAAATACGCCTCGGTGTTCAAGGACCAGGAAGAACCGTCCAAAGGCCGTTTCTACAACTGCCCGGCGGGCTGGACCTGTGAGCTGGACAACAGCGAGATGCTCAAAAGCTACGGCCTGGAAAGCACTTACACCAACTTCCGCCCAGGCACCGGCCCGGCGCTGGATGCGGCGGTGCTGTCGAGCTACAAGCGTGGCGAGCCGATCCTGTTCTACTACTGGTCGCCAACGCCGCTGATGGGCCAGGTCGACCTGGTCAAGCTGGAAGAAAAACCCGGTGTGGATAAAAGCGTGAGCATAAAGGTCGGGTTGTCCAAGACCTTCCACGAGCAAGCGCCTGAGTTGGTGGCCGTGCTGGAAAAGGTCAACCTGCCCATCGATCTGCTGAACCAGAACCTCGGTCGCATGGCCAAAGAGCGAATTGAGTCGCCAAAACTGGCGAAAATTTTCCTCAAGGAACATCCTGAAGTCTGGCACGCATGGGTGAGCGACGACGCAGCCAAGAAAATCGACGCGGCCTTGTAG
- a CDS encoding ABC transporter permease: MFPERFTFSIADWVNGWVDSLVTNYGDVFRHISDTLLWAIVNLEGLLRVAPWWLMLAIVGGIAWHATRKVVTTAVIVGLLFLVGAVGLWDKLMQTLALMMVATVISVLIGIPLGILSARSNRLRSVLMPLLDIMQTMPSFVYLIPVLMLFGLGKVPAIFATVIYAAPPLIRLTDLGIRQVDGEVMEAINAFGANRWQQLFGVQLPLALPSIMAGINQTTMMALSMVVIASMIGARGLGEDVLVGIQTLNVGRGLEAGLAIVILAVVIDRITQAYGRPRHEASK; the protein is encoded by the coding sequence ATGTTTCCTGAGCGTTTTACGTTTTCCATCGCCGACTGGGTCAACGGTTGGGTGGACTCACTGGTCACCAACTACGGTGATGTGTTTCGGCACATCTCCGACACCCTGCTATGGGCCATCGTCAACCTGGAAGGGTTGCTGCGCGTGGCGCCCTGGTGGCTGATGCTGGCCATCGTCGGTGGCATCGCCTGGCACGCCACCCGCAAGGTGGTGACCACGGCCGTCATCGTCGGTTTGCTGTTCCTGGTGGGCGCGGTTGGCCTGTGGGACAAGCTGATGCAGACCCTGGCACTGATGATGGTCGCCACGGTGATCTCGGTGCTGATCGGCATTCCGCTGGGCATTCTGTCGGCACGCAGCAATCGTCTGCGTTCGGTGCTGATGCCGCTGCTCGACATCATGCAAACCATGCCGAGCTTCGTGTACCTGATTCCGGTGCTGATGCTGTTTGGCCTTGGCAAGGTGCCGGCGATTTTCGCCACGGTGATCTACGCCGCGCCGCCGCTGATTCGCCTGACCGACCTGGGCATTCGCCAAGTCGACGGCGAAGTCATGGAAGCTATCAACGCCTTTGGCGCCAACCGCTGGCAGCAACTGTTCGGCGTGCAACTGCCGCTGGCCCTGCCAAGCATCATGGCCGGGATCAACCAGACCACCATGATGGCGTTGTCGATGGTGGTCATCGCCTCGATGATCGGCGCCCGTGGCTTGGGTGAAGACGTGCTCGTCGGCATCCAGACGCTTAACGTTGGCCGCGGCCTCGAAGCCGGGCTGGCGATTGTGATTCTTGCAGTGGTCATCGACCGCATTACCCAGGCCTATGGTCGTCCACGGCATGAGGCGAGCAAATGA
- a CDS encoding quaternary amine ABC transporter ATP-binding protein: protein MTTVSKIEVKNVFKIFGNRSKEALALVGQGKTKDQVLAETGCVVGVNDLSLSIGTGEIFVIMGLSGSGKSTLVRHFNRLIDPTSGAILVDGEDILQLDMEALRQFRRHKISMVFQSFGLLPHKSVVDNVAYGLKVRGETKQVCAERALHWIETVGLKGYENKYPHQLSGGMRQRVGLARALAADTDIILMDEAFSALDPLIRAEMQDQLLELQKTLHKTIVFITHDLDEAVRIGNRIAILKDGKLIQVGTPREILHSPADEYVDRFVQRRAAVV from the coding sequence ATGACTACTGTCAGCAAAATTGAAGTTAAAAACGTCTTCAAGATCTTCGGCAACCGCTCCAAGGAAGCGCTGGCGCTGGTTGGCCAGGGCAAGACCAAGGACCAGGTGCTGGCCGAGACCGGCTGCGTGGTCGGCGTGAACGATCTGTCCCTGAGCATCGGCACCGGCGAGATCTTTGTGATCATGGGCTTGTCGGGCTCCGGCAAGTCCACACTGGTGCGCCACTTCAACCGCCTGATCGACCCCACCAGCGGCGCGATCCTGGTGGACGGCGAAGACATCCTGCAACTGGACATGGAAGCCCTGCGCCAATTCCGTCGGCACAAGATCAGCATGGTGTTCCAGAGCTTCGGCCTGCTGCCCCACAAGAGCGTGGTGGACAATGTCGCCTATGGCCTCAAGGTGCGTGGCGAAACCAAGCAGGTCTGCGCCGAACGCGCGCTGCACTGGATCGAAACCGTTGGCCTCAAGGGCTACGAAAACAAATACCCGCACCAGCTCTCCGGCGGCATGCGCCAACGTGTGGGCCTGGCCCGCGCCCTGGCGGCCGACACCGACATCATCTTGATGGACGAAGCCTTCAGCGCCCTAGACCCGCTGATCCGCGCCGAGATGCAGGACCAGTTGCTGGAGCTGCAAAAGACCCTGCACAAAACCATCGTGTTCATTACCCACGACCTCGACGAGGCCGTGCGTATCGGCAACCGCATTGCGATTCTCAAGGACGGCAAACTGATCCAGGTCGGCACCCCGCGCGAGATTCTGCATTCGCCGGCGGATGAGTATGTGGACCGGTTTGTTCAGCGCCGCGCGGCGGTGGTCTGA
- the hutH gene encoding histidine ammonia-lyase, giving the protein MNVTALNLIPGQLSLAQLRAIYQQPVTLSLDDSATAQIEASVACVEQILAENRTAYGINTGFGLLASTRIASEDLENLQRSLVLSHAAGVGEPISDALVRLVMVLKVNSLSRGFSGIRRQVIDALIALINAEVYPHIPLKGSVGASGDLAPLAHMSLVLLGEGKARYKGEWLEATEALKVAGLAPLTLAAKEGLALLNGTQVSTAYALRGLFEGEDLFAAALACGGLTVEAVLGSRSPFDARIHAARGQRGQIDSAAAYRDLLGESSQVSQSHQNCDKVQDPYSLRCQPQVMGACLTQFRQAAEVLAVEANAVSDNPLVFAAEGDVISGGNFHAEPVAMAADNMALAIAEIGSLSERRISLMMDKHMSQLPPFLVGNGGVNSGFMIAQVTAAALASENKALSHPHSVDSLPTSANQEDHVSMAPAAGKRLWEMAENTRGILAVEWLAACQGLDLRDGLKTSPKLEKARGILRAKVGFYDKDRFFAPDINAASELLASRCLNELVPAKLLPSL; this is encoded by the coding sequence ATGAATGTGACTGCGCTAAATCTGATTCCAGGCCAACTGAGCCTTGCCCAACTGCGGGCCATCTACCAGCAGCCGGTAACCCTCAGTCTGGATGACAGCGCCACGGCGCAGATCGAAGCCAGTGTGGCCTGCGTGGAGCAGATTCTCGCCGAGAATCGCACCGCCTACGGCATCAACACCGGTTTCGGCCTGCTGGCCTCGACCCGCATCGCCAGTGAAGACCTGGAAAACCTCCAGCGTTCCCTGGTGTTGTCCCACGCCGCCGGCGTCGGTGAGCCGATCAGCGACGCGCTGGTGCGGCTGGTCATGGTGCTTAAGGTCAACAGCCTGAGCCGTGGCTTCTCCGGGATTCGCCGTCAGGTGATCGACGCGCTGATCGCGTTGATCAACGCCGAGGTGTACCCGCACATTCCGCTGAAAGGCTCGGTCGGTGCTTCCGGTGACCTGGCGCCCTTGGCGCACATGTCGCTGGTGCTGCTCGGCGAAGGCAAGGCGCGCTACAAGGGCGAATGGCTGGAGGCGACCGAAGCGCTGAAAGTCGCAGGCCTGGCACCGCTGACCCTTGCCGCCAAAGAAGGCCTGGCGCTGCTCAACGGCACCCAAGTGTCCACGGCCTATGCACTGCGCGGCCTGTTCGAAGGCGAAGACCTGTTCGCCGCGGCACTCGCGTGCGGTGGCCTGACCGTGGAAGCCGTGCTCGGCTCGCGCTCGCCGTTCGACGCGCGTATTCACGCCGCACGTGGCCAACGTGGGCAGATCGATTCGGCTGCGGCCTACCGCGACCTGCTCGGCGAAAGCAGCCAGGTGTCGCAGTCGCACCAGAACTGCGACAAGGTGCAAGACCCGTACTCCCTGCGCTGCCAGCCACAAGTCATGGGCGCCTGCCTGACCCAGTTCCGCCAGGCTGCCGAAGTACTGGCGGTGGAAGCCAACGCCGTGTCGGATAACCCGCTGGTGTTTGCAGCCGAAGGCGACGTGATCTCCGGTGGTAACTTCCACGCCGAACCTGTGGCCATGGCCGCTGATAACATGGCCCTGGCCATCGCTGAAATCGGCTCGCTGAGTGAGCGCCGCATCTCGTTGATGATGGACAAGCACATGTCGCAACTGCCGCCGTTCCTGGTCGGCAATGGCGGGGTTAACTCCGGCTTCATGATTGCCCAGGTGACGGCCGCTGCACTCGCCAGCGAGAACAAGGCCCTGTCTCATCCGCACAGCGTCGACAGTTTGCCGACCTCCGCCAACCAGGAAGACCACGTCTCGATGGCACCGGCTGCAGGCAAGCGCCTGTGGGAAATGGCTGAGAACACCCGTGGAATTTTGGCGGTGGAATGGTTGGCTGCGTGCCAGGGCCTGGACCTGCGCGACGGTTTGAAAACCTCGCCGAAGCTGGAAAAAGCCCGTGGCATCCTGCGCGCCAAAGTCGGCTTCTACGACAAGGACCGCTTCTTCGCCCCGGACATCAATGCCGCCAGCGAACTGCTCGCCAGCCGCTGCCTGAATGAGCTGGTGCCGGCCAAACTCCTGCCGAGCTTGTAA